One stretch of Candidatus Nitrosotenuis cloacae DNA includes these proteins:
- the nadA gene encoding quinolinate synthase NadA: protein MLHDKIMQLKKEKDAVILAHNYQLPEVQDVADYVGDSLGLSRQAAKTPHKTILFCGVHFMAETAAIICPDKKVLIPDLAAGCSLADSINVDQLRDWKQQHPGAITVGYVNTSAEVKSELDYCCTSSNAVNVVKAIPKDKDVLFLPDMFLGSYVAKMTGRKNMYIWAGECHVHAGIRSEDIHKLLDSNPNSELLVHPECSCTSQIMYDVAVGDYKNRQVQIMSTEGMMNYAKQSTGQNFVVATETGILYRMQQQNPEKNFIPASRGAICQYMKMITLDKVYSSLMEEKYEVRVPKQTADKARLAIDRMLAIN, encoded by the coding sequence ATGCTACACGACAAAATCATGCAGCTAAAAAAAGAAAAGGACGCTGTCATTTTGGCCCATAATTATCAATTACCCGAAGTCCAAGATGTAGCGGACTATGTTGGCGATTCATTAGGATTATCAAGACAAGCTGCCAAAACACCACACAAGACGATTCTGTTCTGTGGGGTTCATTTCATGGCAGAGACTGCCGCAATTATTTGTCCTGACAAAAAGGTACTGATTCCGGACTTGGCTGCTGGATGCTCACTGGCTGATTCCATAAACGTTGATCAGCTAAGGGACTGGAAGCAACAACACCCGGGGGCAATCACGGTAGGCTATGTCAATACATCCGCAGAAGTCAAATCCGAGCTGGATTATTGCTGCACATCATCAAACGCAGTAAATGTGGTCAAGGCAATTCCTAAAGACAAGGACGTGTTGTTCTTACCAGACATGTTTTTGGGATCATATGTTGCAAAAATGACTGGAAGAAAAAACATGTACATTTGGGCAGGTGAGTGTCATGTCCATGCAGGTATAAGATCAGAGGACATTCACAAGCTTTTGGACTCTAACCCTAATTCCGAATTATTGGTTCATCCAGAGTGTAGTTGCACATCACAAATAATGTATGATGTGGCAGTTGGCGACTACAAGAACCGCCAAGTCCAGATAATGTCTACAGAAGGAATGATGAACTATGCAAAACAATCAACAGGACAAAACTTTGTGGTTGCAACCGAAACCGGCATCCTGTACAGAATGCAGCAGCAAAATCCTGAGAAGAATTTCATTCCTGCATCACGTGGTGCTATATGTCAATACATGAAGATGATCACTCTGGACAAGGTCTATTCTTCACTGATGGAGGAAAAATACGAAGTTCGCGTGCCAAAACAAACTGCAGACAAGGCAAGACTTGCAATAGATAGGATGCTTGCTATTAACTAA
- a CDS encoding aspartate dehydrogenase: MKRIGLLGCGAIGTQIALAINSGQVQAELTHVYDYDKSKAESLVARLDKKPTIVENPHLLSSNNVDLVVEAASQDAIKNHALSIIQNRKDLMIMSVGALLDESVFDILFDACHEFKKRIYLPSGAIAGLDAIKSVKSELESVTLITTKNPKALAGAKFFETKNMDVHSIKEKTVIFEGAAKEAVTLFPANINVAALLSLAGLGSEKTLVKIVADPNTNKNTHKIEASGIFGKISIQVENVPDNTNPKTSRLAILSAIECLHTICSDDIKIGT; this comes from the coding sequence TTGAAAAGAATAGGGCTTTTGGGATGCGGCGCCATTGGCACGCAAATAGCACTGGCAATCAACTCAGGCCAAGTCCAAGCAGAACTTACACATGTCTATGACTATGATAAATCCAAGGCAGAATCACTGGTTGCAAGGCTGGACAAAAAACCCACTATAGTTGAGAACCCACATTTACTTTCCTCAAACAATGTGGATTTGGTAGTAGAGGCGGCATCTCAGGATGCTATCAAAAACCACGCATTGAGCATCATACAAAACAGAAAGGATCTGATGATCATGAGTGTGGGTGCCTTGCTTGATGAGTCTGTGTTTGATATTTTGTTTGATGCATGCCATGAATTCAAAAAACGAATTTACCTGCCATCTGGCGCAATTGCAGGCCTTGATGCAATAAAGTCAGTAAAATCAGAACTAGAATCAGTCACATTGATTACTACAAAAAACCCAAAGGCACTCGCCGGTGCAAAGTTCTTTGAGACAAAAAACATGGATGTCCATTCCATAAAAGAAAAAACCGTAATCTTTGAGGGTGCAGCAAAAGAAGCAGTTACACTGTTTCCTGCAAACATCAATGTTGCAGCCCTTTTGAGTCTGGCAGGCCTTGGCAGTGAGAAAACCCTGGTCAAAATAGTGGCAGACCCCAACACGAACAAGAACACGCACAAAATAGAGGCAAGCGGAATATTTGGCAAAATCTCAATTCAAGTGGAAAACGTACCGGACAATACCAACCCCAAGACCAGCCGGCTTGCCATTTTGTCTGCAATAGAGTGCCTGCATACAATATGCTCAGATGATATCAAAATAGGTACGTAA
- a CDS encoding FG-GAP-like repeat-containing protein yields the protein MTGGGFNISAISGSGVPYQTVQNNGPSGDQSWRVELSVGPDEAANPDPVTLIVYAICAEISSPPPLPTLSVSDVSVTEGNSSITPASFTVSLSSPSASTVTVDIATSDGTATTADNDYLDGGIFTLTFNPGETTKSFIPPVNGDTTPEPDETFNVVLSNPSGATILDGTGVATILNDDISLPISLDLAVLTHVSNQVSVLLGNGDGTFGTATLFGTGVDPNGVDFGDFNSDGKQDLATANFASNNVSILLGNGDGTFGTATSFGAGTSLVTISVNDFNSDGKQDLATTSYGGVGSIFTLLGNGDGTFTPAISSGVPASSGLYGMTIGDFDGDGKLDSAVTGQNTDNVSILLGNGDGTFSSFSAPIFVGDNPTHIISDDFDGDGNLDLATSVRNSNYLSVLLGNGDGTFGSSTNFSVGTSPNGITSDDFDGDGNLDLATSNLVSNNVSILLGNGDGTFSGLVNYSVGSLPTGVQSDDVDNDGDMDVVTANHGSNNISVLLNDGAGGFTSITYATGGSNPLSLVIGSFN from the coding sequence GTGACTGGAGGCGGCTTTAACATTTCAGCAATATCTGGTTCAGGAGTTCCGTATCAAACTGTTCAAAACAACGGTCCTTCTGGTGATCAAAGTTGGAGAGTAGAACTTTCCGTAGGTCCTGATGAAGCTGCTAATCCAGATCCTGTAACTCTCATCGTCTATGCTATTTGTGCAGAAATCAGTTCTCCTCCACCATTACCAACTCTCTCAGTCTCTGATGTCTCCGTAACTGAGGGTAATTCTAGCATCACACCAGCTTCATTTACCGTTTCACTATCAAGCCCATCTGCATCGACTGTTACCGTAGATATTGCTACATCTGATGGAACTGCAACAACTGCAGACAATGATTATCTTGATGGCGGTATCTTTACGTTGACATTCAATCCGGGCGAAACCACAAAATCATTCATTCCTCCTGTAAACGGTGACACCACTCCAGAACCAGACGAGACATTCAACGTCGTATTATCTAATCCATCAGGTGCTACCATCTTGGATGGCACTGGAGTTGCAACCATACTAAATGATGATATCTCCTTACCAATATCACTTGATCTTGCCGTGCTGACTCACGTCTCTAATCAAGTATCTGTTCTACTTGGTAATGGCGACGGAACATTTGGAACTGCGACACTCTTTGGAACCGGTGTTGATCCAAACGGTGTTGACTTTGGTGACTTTAACAGTGATGGAAAACAAGATCTAGCAACAGCTAATTTTGCATCTAATAATGTATCTATTCTGCTTGGTAATGGCGACGGAACATTTGGAACCGCAACCAGCTTTGGTGCTGGTACTTCACTAGTTACGATTTCTGTAAACGACTTTAACAGTGATGGAAAACAAGACCTAGCAACAACAAGTTATGGTGGTGTTGGCTCGATATTTACTCTGCTTGGTAATGGCGACGGCACATTTACACCTGCAATCAGTTCAGGGGTACCTGCAAGTAGTGGATTATACGGTATGACCATAGGTGACTTTGACGGTGATGGAAAGTTAGATTCTGCTGTGACTGGGCAAAATACAGATAACGTATCTATTCTGCTTGGTAATGGCGACGGCACATTTTCATCATTTAGTGCCCCAATCTTTGTAGGAGATAATCCAACTCATATTATATCAGATGACTTTGACGGTGACGGAAATCTAGATCTGGCAACATCTGTTCGTAATTCTAACTATCTTTCAGTTCTGCTTGGTAATGGTGACGGAACATTTGGATCCTCTACCAACTTTTCTGTAGGTACTTCGCCTAATGGAATTACATCAGATGACTTTGACGGTGACGGAAATCTAGATCTGGCAACATCAAATCTGGTTAGTAATAACGTATCTATTCTGCTTGGTAATGGCGACGGCACATTTTCTGGACTAGTCAATTATAGTGTAGGGTCATTACCAACAGGTGTTCAATCCGATGATGTAGATAATGATGGTGATATGGATGTTGTAACTGCAAATCACGGTTCTAACAATATCTCTGTGTTACTTAATGATGGAGCAGGAGGATTCACATCTATTACCTATGCTACAGGTGGTTCAAATCCTCTCTCTCTTGTAATAGGCAGCTTCAACTGA
- the spt4 gene encoding transcription elongation factor subunit Spt4, with protein sequence MVKEMACRKCKCVFVGKVCPVCKSSDLTPDWTGVVLIGDPQNSHIAKTLGITEKGKYALKVA encoded by the coding sequence ATGGTCAAAGAAATGGCTTGCAGAAAATGCAAATGTGTGTTTGTTGGAAAAGTATGTCCTGTTTGCAAATCATCTGATTTAACACCAGACTGGACCGGCGTGGTTCTAATTGGTGATCCTCAAAACTCACACATTGCCAAGACCCTTGGCATTACAGAAAAGGGCAAATACGCACTAAAGGTCGCCTAA
- a CDS encoding Mrp/NBP35 family ATP-binding protein, which yields MVGVDQVLSKLATVIDPDLKKDIVSMGMIKDLELNEGNLKFTLELTTPACPFNDEIEQDVRRAIAELDGIKNSDIKVTAKVMEGRALDADQAMATVKNIIGVASGKGGVGKSTVSLNLALALAESGAKVGLLDADIYGPSIPLMLGMQKAFMEVDNNKLQPAELNGIKVVSFGFFAEQEHQAAIYRGPIISGILKQFLVDTNWSDLDYLIVDLPPGTGDIPLTLAQTIPITGILVVTTPQDVASNVASKAIGMFTKLNVPLIGVIENMSYFICPKCSDKHYIFGEGGARRISEKFNMQFLGEIPLNSGIMEGSDKGKPVIITSPDSPSANAIRSAAKNVAAQCSILAAKLKDEMQGAAA from the coding sequence ATGGTTGGCGTAGACCAAGTATTATCAAAGCTTGCAACCGTAATTGATCCTGACCTAAAAAAAGACATTGTCTCAATGGGAATGATCAAGGACTTGGAGCTAAACGAGGGGAATCTCAAATTTACACTGGAATTAACCACACCAGCATGTCCATTCAATGATGAAATAGAGCAAGATGTTCGACGTGCAATCGCAGAACTGGATGGCATAAAAAATTCGGACATCAAAGTAACTGCCAAGGTCATGGAGGGTCGTGCACTTGATGCAGACCAGGCAATGGCAACTGTCAAAAATATTATTGGCGTAGCTAGCGGTAAGGGTGGCGTTGGCAAATCCACAGTATCATTGAATCTGGCACTGGCACTTGCCGAGTCTGGCGCCAAAGTCGGATTGCTTGATGCAGACATTTACGGCCCAAGTATTCCTCTGATGCTTGGAATGCAAAAAGCATTCATGGAAGTGGATAACAACAAGCTACAGCCAGCAGAGCTAAACGGAATCAAGGTTGTATCATTTGGATTCTTTGCAGAGCAAGAGCACCAGGCTGCAATTTATCGAGGCCCAATTATTTCCGGCATACTAAAACAATTTCTAGTTGACACGAACTGGTCAGATCTTGACTATCTTATTGTGGACCTGCCACCTGGCACAGGTGACATACCATTAACTTTGGCGCAAACAATTCCAATTACTGGAATATTGGTTGTCACAACTCCTCAAGACGTTGCATCAAATGTGGCATCAAAGGCAATTGGAATGTTTACCAAACTAAATGTTCCACTGATTGGCGTCATAGAAAACATGAGCTATTTCATTTGTCCAAAATGCAGCGACAAGCACTACATCTTTGGTGAAGGCGGTGCAAGACGAATCAGCGAAAAATTCAACATGCAATTTCTTGGCGAGATACCGCTCAACTCTGGTATCATGGAAGGCTCAGACAAGGGCAAGCCTGTAATCATAACTAGCCCTGATTCACCCTCGGCCAATGCAATTCGCTCAGCTGCAAAAAATGTTGCAGCCCAATGTAGTATTTTGGCAGCCAAGCTAAAAGATGAAATGCAAGGCGCAGCTGCATAA
- a CDS encoding GTP-dependent dephospho-CoA kinase family protein: MILPEDLRDELKAPLGILLKETSKENISKHIAPHSYLITVGDATTEKMLGFGLVPSLQIVDGYEKRGKRIPPYSSATKLHCDNPAAQITPQSITTIKQAFSSKPPIQILVNGEEDLLVIPVCIYAPENAIVLYGQPNEGLVIVPVTQEIRNKTQSLLDRMI, encoded by the coding sequence TTGATTCTGCCAGAAGACTTACGAGATGAGCTCAAAGCTCCACTTGGCATCTTACTAAAAGAGACCTCAAAAGAAAACATCTCAAAGCATATCGCACCACATTCTTATCTCATAACTGTGGGCGATGCGACAACAGAAAAGATGCTGGGATTTGGACTTGTACCATCATTGCAAATAGTTGATGGATATGAGAAAAGAGGAAAACGCATCCCACCATACAGCAGCGCCACCAAATTACACTGCGATAATCCAGCCGCCCAAATAACACCGCAAAGCATCACTACCATAAAGCAGGCATTCTCATCAAAACCACCAATCCAAATTCTAGTAAATGGCGAGGAGGACCTACTAGTAATTCCTGTCTGCATATATGCGCCAGAAAATGCGATAGTGCTGTATGGCCAGCCAAATGAGGGATTGGTAATAGTACCAGTTACACAAGAAATTAGAAATAAAACACAGAGTCTACTGGATCGTATGATCTAG
- a CDS encoding sensor histidine kinase, producing MKEFTNEELTKILVNKVKELRLSKERGDELNAKLQDSMAELEETQDELAKQRDQLQDSLSKTEEAQQEIAIQRDQLQVEVMRKTQEMLKTERLSTIGNLAARIAHDLRNPLSVIQSTSQILKIKLETNLDDKTREQWARLDRAVYRMSHQLEDVMDYVRMSPLKKRDYSLCVILQDVVERIVRPENIVIKLPQNDRIIFCDPEKLEIVFVNLLMNAIQSLENNGVVSIGIFDDPQDQNNVLVKVSDTGVGIASEIHEKIFEPLFTTKQVGTGLGLSSCKNIIEQHGGTVSVSSSVGKGATFTITIPKKSEWDSIATKPGNLTQIKPS from the coding sequence ATGAAAGAGTTCACCAATGAGGAATTAACAAAAATTCTAGTAAACAAAGTAAAGGAGCTCAGATTGTCAAAAGAGCGCGGCGATGAGCTAAATGCCAAGCTCCAAGACAGCATGGCAGAATTGGAAGAAACACAAGACGAGCTGGCAAAACAGCGTGATCAATTACAAGACAGTTTATCAAAGACAGAAGAGGCGCAGCAAGAAATCGCAATACAGCGCGACCAGCTCCAAGTTGAAGTGATGCGCAAAACACAAGAGATGCTAAAAACAGAACGTCTCTCCACAATAGGCAATCTGGCTGCAAGAATTGCGCATGATTTGAGAAACCCACTGAGTGTGATTCAGAGCACATCACAAATTCTCAAAATAAAATTGGAGACAAATTTGGATGACAAGACTCGTGAGCAATGGGCAAGACTAGACAGAGCAGTGTACAGAATGTCGCATCAGTTGGAAGATGTGATGGATTATGTGAGAATGTCACCGCTCAAAAAGCGCGACTATTCACTTTGTGTCATACTACAGGATGTGGTGGAGCGAATTGTCAGGCCGGAAAACATTGTAATCAAGCTGCCACAAAACGACAGAATAATCTTTTGTGATCCTGAAAAGCTAGAAATTGTTTTTGTCAATTTATTGATGAATGCAATTCAGTCATTGGAAAACAATGGAGTCGTAAGTATTGGAATCTTTGATGATCCGCAAGACCAGAACAACGTACTAGTCAAGGTATCAGATACTGGAGTGGGCATTGCAAGTGAGATACATGAAAAGATCTTTGAGCCATTATTTACCACAAAGCAGGTAGGTACAGGCCTTGGATTGTCCAGCTGCAAAAACATCATAGAGCAACACGGTGGCACAGTATCCGTATCAAGCAGTGTGGGCAAAGGTGCTACATTTACCATAACGATTCCAAAGAAATCAGAATGGGACAGCATTGCAACCAAGCCAGGCAATCTCACCCAGATAAAGCCATCATAG
- the nadC gene encoding carboxylating nicotinate-nucleotide diphosphorylase, with protein MQLDTKRELARFLAEDINKGDITSSLLSTKKINARIVARQLGIVAGARHVKEIFAMKGCTVQILKKDGNIIKANQTLLRITGPAKSVLSCERTALNLLSRMSGIATATNELVRQIKSVSKNTELYSTRKTAPGLRLFDKEAIEIGGGKKHRVTLSDMIMIKDNHIASEGSIISLIKKAKKRAKTFEVEVDTREDAILAASLGVPIMMLDNFSPIMIRQTISDLQKIGLRKNIRLEASGGINAKNIKDYARTGVDMISVGSITNSVQAIDFSLEVPRR; from the coding sequence ATACAATTGGATACAAAAAGAGAGCTGGCCAGATTTTTGGCAGAAGACATCAACAAGGGCGACATTACCAGCTCACTTCTTTCTACAAAAAAAATCAATGCCAGAATAGTTGCAAGGCAATTAGGAATTGTTGCTGGAGCCAGACATGTCAAGGAGATATTTGCAATGAAAGGGTGTACAGTGCAAATTCTAAAAAAAGACGGCAATATAATAAAGGCAAATCAAACGCTTCTCAGAATTACGGGTCCTGCAAAATCAGTTCTTAGCTGTGAGAGAACCGCGCTAAACCTATTATCAAGAATGAGCGGGATTGCCACGGCAACAAATGAGCTGGTAAGACAGATAAAAAGTGTCAGCAAAAATACAGAACTCTATTCCACGCGAAAGACGGCACCTGGCTTGAGATTATTTGACAAAGAGGCAATAGAGATTGGTGGTGGGAAGAAGCATCGAGTCACACTATCAGACATGATAATGATAAAGGATAATCACATTGCATCCGAAGGCTCTATCATCTCACTAATCAAAAAGGCAAAGAAAAGAGCCAAAACATTTGAAGTTGAAGTCGATACGCGTGAGGATGCGATTTTGGCTGCAAGTCTTGGCGTGCCAATCATGATGTTGGATAATTTCTCGCCCATTATGATAAGGCAGACAATTTCAGACCTGCAAAAAATTGGCCTAAGAAAAAACATTCGCCTTGAAGCATCTGGTGGAATCAATGCAAAAAACATCAAAGACTATGCAAGGACTGGCGTGGATATGATCTCAGTTGGAAGCATTACAAATTCTGTTCAGGCAATAGACTTTAGCCTTGAAGTGCCAAGAAGATAA
- a CDS encoding Lrp/AsnC ligand binding domain-containing protein produces MTKAYVLVTCDSGAEDYVVSSLKSTDSVSLATGVFGTYDVLSKLEARSEDALRDVVTKKIRKIPHIRATYTIIADDKNSFSKQIKGKDVLDTYMSQAYILLDCERGKETETMNNLKSIAEIIDGDVLSTTHQVICNVVAPSYNEISDVVTKKIRKLGGIKGTTTLNVISHK; encoded by the coding sequence TTGACAAAGGCATACGTTTTGGTTACATGCGATAGCGGCGCAGAAGACTATGTTGTGTCTTCTCTGAAATCAACTGACTCCGTGAGTCTTGCAACCGGCGTGTTTGGCACATATGATGTGCTAAGCAAGCTAGAGGCAAGATCAGAGGATGCCTTGCGCGATGTCGTAACAAAAAAGATCCGCAAAATTCCACACATCCGAGCAACCTACACCATAATTGCTGATGACAAAAACTCGTTCTCAAAGCAAATCAAGGGCAAAGATGTCTTGGATACATACATGTCGCAGGCATACATTTTGCTGGACTGTGAGCGGGGAAAAGAAACTGAAACCATGAACAATCTCAAATCTATTGCAGAGATAATTGATGGTGATGTCCTATCCACGACACATCAGGTAATCTGTAATGTAGTGGCACCGTCATACAATGAAATCTCTGATGTAGTAACAAAAAAAATCCGCAAGCTTGGTGGAATAAAAGGCACGACCACACTAAATGTGATCAGCCACAAATAA
- a CDS encoding type II toxin-antitoxin system RelE family toxin translates to MSWNIVWSPTAQKQLEKIFRSDKTAARRIVTKLEGIIDNPFAFTDKLQGSNLRKLRVGSYRMIISLEEQKITIFIVEVGHRNKVYDKY, encoded by the coding sequence ATGTCTTGGAATATTGTATGGTCACCAACTGCCCAAAAACAACTAGAAAAGATTTTCAGATCAGACAAGACTGCTGCTCGTAGAATAGTCACAAAACTGGAAGGCATTATTGACAATCCGTTTGCATTTACAGACAAACTACAAGGCTCCAATCTGAGAAAGCTCAGAGTCGGCTCCTACCGAATGATAATCAGTTTGGAAGAGCAAAAAATAACTATATTCATAGTTGAAGTTGGACATAGAAATAAAGTCTATGACAAATACTAA
- a CDS encoding DNA-directed RNA polymerase: MFSISTLEDVVRIPPSMFGASLKKAAVAILKEKYESMINAELGYIIMILEAKVDEMGKMIAGDGGTYHRVEFEALTFTPKLQEIVLGEIVDITDFGAFVRIGPTDALLHLSQVMDDYLQSDVKSGMIIAKQSNRTLKVGSTLRSRITAVSLGKAATMGKIGITCRQPFLGAEEWIAEEIKKSGKDDSGDKAEKKEKKPVEVKK, encoded by the coding sequence TTGTTTTCTATATCTACCCTAGAGGATGTTGTTAGGATTCCACCAAGCATGTTTGGCGCCTCGCTCAAAAAAGCAGCAGTTGCCATACTAAAGGAAAAATACGAGTCCATGATCAACGCCGAGCTGGGATACATTATCATGATTTTAGAGGCCAAAGTCGACGAAATGGGAAAAATGATTGCAGGTGATGGTGGAACATATCATCGAGTCGAGTTCGAGGCACTGACATTTACTCCAAAACTTCAAGAAATTGTCTTGGGTGAAATAGTCGACATTACAGACTTTGGCGCATTTGTCAGAATAGGTCCAACCGATGCATTACTGCACCTATCCCAAGTAATGGATGATTACCTACAATCGGATGTAAAGTCCGGCATGATAATTGCAAAGCAAAGCAACCGCACACTAAAGGTCGGCTCTACTCTTCGCTCAAGAATTACTGCGGTATCACTAGGCAAAGCAGCAACCATGGGCAAGATCGGCATCACATGCAGACAACCATTCTTGGGTGCAGAGGAATGGATTGCAGAAGAGATCAAAAAATCAGGCAAGGACGATTCTGGTGACAAAGCCGAGAAAAAAGAAAAAAAACCAGTCGAAGTGAAAAAATAA
- a CDS encoding V0D/AC39 family V-type ATPase subunit, with product MATPSLQVFAGVKSYSIKGKLMTKKDLQTLSESRDLDELVTRIKNTTYNDAISKIQKPYTTQKIEIALRDRQADLHHTMMQASGGSNVMFAYYLKFILKNLKIILKGKILGRPQSEIESMISLHPEELIKERDIVLKALVAKDFEEAASVLKGIGIGEEIEQMYSLYNERKQIQVLDMYFDKFFYENLGRAMKSSGDFSLHSVCGIEIDYYNIMSILRGKFWNLDENQLQHLIVSNASSESREMFTKMISADSLKSALNELLNTHYKGMVPQDENGAISKFESSFERKIYNTMNSQFVRIFGFSTIVAIVRLLDFEVRNLSAITYAVEQKIPSDTVMSKIIIKD from the coding sequence ATGGCAACTCCATCGCTTCAGGTCTTTGCAGGAGTAAAGTCATACAGCATCAAGGGCAAATTGATGACAAAAAAAGACCTCCAGACATTATCAGAATCTCGAGATCTTGACGAGTTGGTAACTCGAATTAAAAACACCACATACAATGACGCAATCTCAAAGATTCAAAAGCCATACACCACTCAAAAAATAGAGATCGCACTACGAGACAGACAAGCAGACTTGCACCACACCATGATGCAGGCATCTGGTGGGTCTAATGTCATGTTTGCATATTATCTGAAATTTATTTTAAAAAATCTAAAGATCATACTAAAGGGAAAAATTCTTGGCAGGCCACAAAGCGAAATTGAGTCAATGATTAGCTTGCACCCAGAGGAATTGATCAAAGAGCGCGACATTGTGCTCAAGGCACTTGTTGCCAAAGACTTTGAAGAGGCGGCAAGCGTCCTAAAGGGAATAGGAATAGGTGAGGAAATAGAGCAAATGTATTCTTTGTATAATGAGCGAAAACAAATACAAGTTTTGGACATGTATTTTGACAAGTTTTTTTATGAAAACCTTGGCCGCGCAATGAAGAGTTCTGGCGATTTTTCTTTACATTCTGTTTGCGGAATCGAAATCGACTATTACAATATAATGAGTATTTTGCGAGGCAAGTTCTGGAATCTTGATGAGAACCAGCTGCAACACCTCATAGTATCAAACGCATCAAGTGAATCAAGAGAAATGTTTACAAAAATGATTTCAGCAGATTCACTCAAAAGCGCACTAAACGAACTACTCAATACACATTACAAGGGAATGGTCCCACAGGACGAAAACGGCGCAATATCAAAATTTGAGAGCTCCTTTGAGCGCAAGATCTACAACACCATGAACTCCCAATTCGTGCGTATTTTCGGCTTTTCCACCATAGTTGCCATAGTCAGACTGCTTGATTTTGAGGTCCGAAACCTATCTGCCATTACCTATGCTGTGGAGCAAAAGATTCCAAGCGATACGGTAATGTCAAAAATCATAATCAAAGACTAG
- a CDS encoding DNA double-strand break repair nuclease NurA gives MLNTVYKDAIKNRENILSVLRGPKFEQIVEKARQNWIEYTPKKQDAVLAGIDSSFNSTKFQGMELWVVTAVAIKSDGTIIDDLHRQGLGRVGIDISSLASEMEVDVCKKAVEVSDIVMMDGSLYSQFMTRQSGLSPAIVRIMTKKNNVIFIAKTSNTNVQFSEMGSLAGDIFYYNHATKTPGFSKIFVDREFGRDKAISSIYARLSDSTPLIKIELFGDNHTEDEVKSILDKLYKSSVGGYPYALKLAHNNCKISSADLAKLVSLYGISNEIGSREVLG, from the coding sequence ATGCTTAACACGGTTTACAAGGATGCAATAAAGAACCGTGAAAACATCCTATCTGTCCTAAGGGGACCAAAATTTGAGCAAATAGTAGAAAAGGCAAGGCAAAACTGGATAGAATACACACCAAAAAAACAGGATGCAGTACTTGCCGGAATAGATTCTAGTTTTAACAGCACAAAATTCCAAGGAATGGAGTTATGGGTAGTTACCGCAGTTGCAATAAAATCAGATGGCACAATAATTGATGATCTGCACAGGCAGGGACTGGGCAGGGTAGGCATTGACATTTCCAGCCTTGCAAGCGAGATGGAAGTGGATGTTTGCAAAAAGGCAGTCGAGGTATCAGACATTGTGATGATGGATGGCTCACTGTATTCCCAGTTCATGACACGCCAATCAGGCCTAAGTCCTGCAATTGTCAGAATAATGACAAAGAAAAACAATGTCATATTTATCGCAAAGACATCAAACACCAATGTCCAGTTCTCTGAGATGGGATCATTGGCAGGAGACATTTTTTATTATAATCATGCAACCAAGACTCCTGGATTTAGCAAGATTTTTGTTGACAGGGAGTTTGGTCGCGACAAGGCAATCTCCTCAATTTACGCTAGGCTATCTGATTCGACACCACTAATCAAAATAGAACTATTTGGCGATAATCACACTGAAGATGAGGTAAAGTCAATTCTGGACAAACTCTACAAGTCAAGTGTCGGCGGATACCCGTATGCACTCAAGCTTGCGCACAACAACTGCAAGATAAGCAGCGCAGACTTGGCAAAGCTGGTCAGCCTTTATGGAATATCGAATGAGATAGGCTCTCGCGAAGTATTAGGATAA
- a CDS encoding DUF7557 family protein, which produces MVTSIQLDNKTKTRLEKMKSFPKESYDDVVNRLLNVVEDDEGILSNRTIKNIEKSLAEIKAGKVVSHEEVKKRLGLK; this is translated from the coding sequence ATGGTGACTAGCATACAATTAGATAACAAAACCAAGACGCGCCTAGAAAAAATGAAATCTTTTCCAAAGGAATCTTACGATGATGTGGTAAATCGACTACTAAATGTAGTGGAAGATGACGAAGGTATTCTAAGCAATCGCACCATAAAGAACATAGAAAAATCACTAGCTGAAATCAAAGCTGGCAAAGTTGTATCACATGAAGAAGTAAAGAAAAGACTGGGCCTGAAATGA